The Dunckerocampus dactyliophorus isolate RoL2022-P2 chromosome 1, RoL_Ddac_1.1, whole genome shotgun sequence genome has a segment encoding these proteins:
- the LOC129180111 gene encoding microtubule-associated protein 2-like isoform X8: MESTKETAEAIKSISKVGAQLKATCDTFLKTSKTYFEFGAASETETSGEAEPHGVAKGQTSRTFSESLCPVTEGFDASVERCSPVLPSDDFIITLPEKDTYHHLHSDRHSSEQSRTSCEPLDLAGVLPRTSLQKKELDTIRRKSMPANVAALVGSSLAKLALGEQTSSLVGDERHKQDLGYCVMTEYSGPMPSPDDKPSPGDSSSPCFPTMELGASEVEGGQKLQPSHKECNHGLAHKAPVRAKILERAVTTGIKPDRLRIPMTAPKDRLTEFRLLSGLPGDMKIQPIPEVDVEKDSSREASPVPPDMSFVFTSTETGSSTSLKNPDGTSQGSPSTGEKTNDVSAEIVAKIKPGEVNRRPKTQGKKLSGDHKTTARSGAREKEEVPKALKPSDGKSTFYLQEDTPKPQLPSPVIIIPPTQVEEEEDIEIAEEPQEIMDDADIHLLPKVDQTEPGMLKAERSGAGQPGTHSPSACSDDDPTLPQQPPGNVEEMLGPDVEVEVKEEKETGMEDTRSIRIGQKVDVTSQAVDEESTVDVSDSSWIYSKDDDKTIMTKQIGARPPTRGVPGVGTPAKRAPGRGSKVSRKVPDFHPKEEMKKTKGVESSQPLSVHQSRERPASPTRPVLLKMAVQRRGSDQQIPRPNSACSLKRGPQVEAVLSEARPTSACSRPPPLPNTQVEKERAYRSPEKRSSLPRPSKSLTRHLPAAEQEESSPCRPTSISTEAKADSRSGRGPSMAGTDSARSWSARSGTSTPGSTAVTPGTPPSYSCRTPGSRTPGSHTPKSFSVLQEKKVAIIRTPPKSPSSAQRQLKVLNQPLPDLKNVKSKIGSTANIKHQPKGGQVQILTEKLDFSHVQSKCGSKDNLKHAPKGGNVMIPSVKLDFSHVQAKCGSLNKLQHAPGGGNVQIQTKKIDLSHITSKCGSMSNIRHRPGGGNVRIENVKLDFKDKAHAKVGSLDNASHMPGGGNVMIESHKLSFRETAKARVDHGAEIVVTHSPGLETGGTSPHLSSAGSINLLESPQLSTLAQDVTAALAKQGL; encoded by the exons ATGGAGTCAACAAAGGAGACAGCAGAGGCGATCAAATCCATTTCAAAAGTTGGTGCTCAATTAAAGGCCACATGTGATACTTTTCTGAAGACGTCAAAAACCTACTTTGAGTTTGGCGCAGCATCAGAAACGGAGACAAGTGGAGAAGCAGAACCGCACGGCGTTGCGAAAGGACAGACCTCAAGAACGTTTTCCGAAAGCTTGTGTCCAGTCACCGAAGGATTTGATGCATCTGTGGAGAGATGTTCCCCCGTGTTGCCTTCAGACGACTTCATCATAACCTTACCAGAGAAAGACACCTACCACCACCTACATTCTGATCGGCACAGTTCTGAGCAATCAAGAACTTCCTGTGAGCCATTGGACCTAGCAGGCGTCCTCCCTCGCACATCCCTGCAGAAGAAGGAGCTTGACACCATAAGACGAAAGTCGATGCCGGCCAACGTGGCTGCTCTGGTCGGCAGCTCTTTGGCCAAACTCGCCCTCGGAGAACAGACTTCAAGCCTGGTGGGTGACGAAAGACACAAGCAGGACCTGGGCTACTGTGTCATGACTGAGTACTCTGGACCCATGCCTTCCCCGGACGACAAGCCCAGTCCAGGAGACTCCTCTTCACCTTGTTTTCCAACAATGGAGCTTGGAGCTTCTGAAGTTGAAGGTGGTCAGAAATTGCAACCAAGTCATAAGGAATGTAACCATGGACTAGCCCATAAAGCACCTGTACGGGCCAAGATACTTGAAAGGGCTGTGACCACTGGAATTAAACCAGATCGCTTAAGGATCCCAATGACCGCTCCAAAAGACAGATTGACCGAATTTCGTTTGCTGAGCGGTCTACCTGGTGATATGAAAATACAACCAATTCCCGAAGTAGACGTTGAAAAAGACTCCTCAAGAGAGGCCTCTCCTGTCCCCCCAGATATGTCCTTCGTATTTACGTCTACAGAAACTGGAAGTTCCACCTCACTCAAAAACCCGGACGGTACCTCCCAAGGATCACCGTCAACTGGAGAGAAGACAAATGATGTCTCAGCTGAGATTGTAGCAAAAATCAAACCTGGTGAGGTTAATAGACGACCGAAAACGCAGGGCAAGAAATTATCAGGTGATCACAAGACGACTGCAAGATCAGGAGCAAGAGAAAAGGAAGAGGTCCCCAAAGCCCTAAAGCCCTCAGATGGGAAGAGTACGTTCTACTTACAGGAAGACACTCCTAAGCCACAATTACCCTCTCCTGTCATAATTATACCTCCAACACaagtggaagaggaggaggatatTGAGATTGCTGAGGAGCCACAAGAGATAATGGATGATGCTGACATACATCTGCTCCCCAAAGTGGACCAGACTGAACCAGGAATGCTCAAAGCGGAAAGAAGCGGTGCCGGGCAGCCTGGGACACACAGCCCGTCTGCGTGCTCTGACGATGACCCAACACTGCCACAGCAACCACCGGGCAACGTGGAGGAGATGCTTGGTCCAGATGTTGAAGTTGAAGTAAAAGAGGAGAAGGAGACTGGTATGGAGGACACCAGATCTATCAGGATAGGTCAAAAGGTAGACGTTACCAGTCAAGCCGTTGATGAAGAATCTACTGTGGACGTCTCAGACAGTAGTTGGATTTATTCAAAAG ATGATGACAAAACTATCATGACAAAGCAAATTGGAGCCCGTCCTCCAACCCGGGGTGTACCCGGGGTGGGCACCCCCGCTAAACGGGCGCCTGGCAGAGGGAGCAAGGTGTCACGGAAAGTCCCCGACTTTCATCCAAAAGAGGAGATGAAGAAGACAAAAG GCGTCGAAAGCTCCCAGCCGTTAAGTGTCCACCAGTCCAGGGAGAGACCAGCC AGCCCCACGCGGCCTGTTCTGTTAAAGATGGCAGTGCAGCGTCGGGGGTCCGATCAGCAAATACCCCGTCCGAACTCTGCCTGTAGTCTTAAACGGGGCCCCCAGGTGGAGGCGGTGCTCAGTGAGGCCCGCCCCACCTCCGCATGCTCCCGCCCTCCCCCTCTACCAAACACACAGGTAGAGAAG GAGAGAGCGTACCGCAGCCCGGAGAAGAGGTCGTCTCTTCCAAGGCCGTCCAAGTCTCTGACACGCCACCTCCCTGCTGCCGAGCAAGAAGAGAGTAGCCCCTGCAGGCCGACGT CCATCAGCACCGAGGCCAAGGCCGACAGCAGGTCCGGAAGGGGCCCGAGTATGGCAG gCACCGACTCGGCACGTTCCTGGTCGGCCCGCAGCGGCACCTCCACCCCCGGCTCCACAGCCGTCACGCCCGGCACCCCGCCCAGCTACTCCTGCCGCACACCTGGCTCGCGCACCCCCGGTAGCCACACGCCCAAGTCCTTCAGCGTTCTCCAGGAGAAGAAGGTGGCGATCATCCGGACCCCGCCCAAGTCGCCGTCCTCGGCCCAGCGGCAGCTGAAGGTTCTCAACCAGCCTCTGCCTGACCTCAAGAATGTAAAGTCCAAGATCGGATCCACTGCTAACATTAAACACCAACCCAAAGGCGGACAG GTGCAAATTTTAACCGAGAAGCTGGACTTCAGTCATGTTCAGTCAAAGTGCGGCTCCAAGGATAATCTGAAGCACGCTCCCAAAGGAGGCAAT GTCATGATTCCGAGTGTTAAACTGGACTTCAGCCACGTTCAGGCCAAATGTGGCTCCCTAAACAaactccagcatgccccaggCGGAGGAAAC GTTCAAATCCAGACCAAGAAAATCGACTTGAGCCACATCACTTCCAAGTGCGGCTCCATGTCCAACATCCGCCACAGGCCAG GCGGAGGAAACGTTCGCATCGAGAACGTGAAGCTGGACTTTAAAGACAAGGCTCACGCCAAGGTCGGCTCCCTGGACAACGCCAGTCACATGCCAGGAGGCGGGAACGTGATG ATCGAGAGCCACAAGCTGAGCTTCCGGGAGACCGCCAAAGCTCGGGTGGACCACGGCGCGGAGATCGTCGTCACCCACTCCCCCGGCCTGGAGACGGGCGGCACCTCGCCTCACCTGTCCTCCGCCGGCAGCATCAACCTCCTGGAGTCGCCACAGCTCTCCACGCTGGCCCAAGACGTCACCGCCGCGCTGGCCAAGCAGGGCTTATGA
- the LOC129180111 gene encoding microtubule-associated protein 2-like isoform X12 gives MESTKETAEAIKSISKVGAQLKATCDTFLKTSKTYFEFGAASETETSGEAEPHGVAKGQTSRTFSESLCPVTEGFDASVERCSPVLPSDDFIITLPEKDTYHHLHSDRHSSEQSRTSCEPLDLAGVLPRTSLQKKELDTIRRKSMPANVAALVGSSLAKLALGEQTSSLVGDERHKQDLGYCVMTEYSGPMPSPDDKPSPGDSSSPCFPTMELGASEVEGGQKLQPSHKECNHGLAHKAPVRAKILERAVTTGIKPDRLRIPMTAPKDRLTEFRLLSGLPGDMKIQPIPEVDVEKDSSREASPVPPDMSFVFTSTETGSSTSLKNPDGTSQGSPSTGEKTNDVSAEIVAKIKPGEVNRRPKTQGKKLSGDHKTTARSGAREKEEVPKALKPSDGKSTFYLQEDTPKPQLPSPVIIIPPTQVEEEEDIEIAEEPQEIMDDADIHLLPKVDQTEPGMLKAERSGAGQPGTHSPSACSDDDPTLPQQPPGNVEEMLGPDVEVEVKEEKETGMEDTRSIRIGQKVDVTSQAVDEESTVDVSDSSWIYSKDDDKTIMTKQIGARPPTRGVPGVGTPAKRAPGRGSKVSRKVPDFHPKEEMKKTKGVMRRADHLKVSALQSRKGVAKHPRPALLHGSARRKATGVESSQPLSVHQSRERPAPLSLHLSHQRKPSPTRPVLLKMAVQRRGSDQQIPRPNSACSLKRGPQVEAVLSEARPTSACSRPPPLPNTQVEKERAYRSPEKRSSLPRPSKSLTRHLPAAEQEESSPCRPTSISTEAKADSRSGRGPSMAGTDSARSWSARSGTSTPGSTAVTPGTPPSYSCRTPGSRTPGSHTPKSFSVLQEKKVAIIRTPPKSPSSAQRQLKVLNQPLPDLKNVKSKIGSTANIKHQPKGGQVQILTEKLDFSHVQSKCGSKDNLKHAPKGGNVMIPSVKLDFSHVQAKCGSLNKLQHAPGGGNCNRAVAVPPE, from the exons ATGGAGTCAACAAAGGAGACAGCAGAGGCGATCAAATCCATTTCAAAAGTTGGTGCTCAATTAAAGGCCACATGTGATACTTTTCTGAAGACGTCAAAAACCTACTTTGAGTTTGGCGCAGCATCAGAAACGGAGACAAGTGGAGAAGCAGAACCGCACGGCGTTGCGAAAGGACAGACCTCAAGAACGTTTTCCGAAAGCTTGTGTCCAGTCACCGAAGGATTTGATGCATCTGTGGAGAGATGTTCCCCCGTGTTGCCTTCAGACGACTTCATCATAACCTTACCAGAGAAAGACACCTACCACCACCTACATTCTGATCGGCACAGTTCTGAGCAATCAAGAACTTCCTGTGAGCCATTGGACCTAGCAGGCGTCCTCCCTCGCACATCCCTGCAGAAGAAGGAGCTTGACACCATAAGACGAAAGTCGATGCCGGCCAACGTGGCTGCTCTGGTCGGCAGCTCTTTGGCCAAACTCGCCCTCGGAGAACAGACTTCAAGCCTGGTGGGTGACGAAAGACACAAGCAGGACCTGGGCTACTGTGTCATGACTGAGTACTCTGGACCCATGCCTTCCCCGGACGACAAGCCCAGTCCAGGAGACTCCTCTTCACCTTGTTTTCCAACAATGGAGCTTGGAGCTTCTGAAGTTGAAGGTGGTCAGAAATTGCAACCAAGTCATAAGGAATGTAACCATGGACTAGCCCATAAAGCACCTGTACGGGCCAAGATACTTGAAAGGGCTGTGACCACTGGAATTAAACCAGATCGCTTAAGGATCCCAATGACCGCTCCAAAAGACAGATTGACCGAATTTCGTTTGCTGAGCGGTCTACCTGGTGATATGAAAATACAACCAATTCCCGAAGTAGACGTTGAAAAAGACTCCTCAAGAGAGGCCTCTCCTGTCCCCCCAGATATGTCCTTCGTATTTACGTCTACAGAAACTGGAAGTTCCACCTCACTCAAAAACCCGGACGGTACCTCCCAAGGATCACCGTCAACTGGAGAGAAGACAAATGATGTCTCAGCTGAGATTGTAGCAAAAATCAAACCTGGTGAGGTTAATAGACGACCGAAAACGCAGGGCAAGAAATTATCAGGTGATCACAAGACGACTGCAAGATCAGGAGCAAGAGAAAAGGAAGAGGTCCCCAAAGCCCTAAAGCCCTCAGATGGGAAGAGTACGTTCTACTTACAGGAAGACACTCCTAAGCCACAATTACCCTCTCCTGTCATAATTATACCTCCAACACaagtggaagaggaggaggatatTGAGATTGCTGAGGAGCCACAAGAGATAATGGATGATGCTGACATACATCTGCTCCCCAAAGTGGACCAGACTGAACCAGGAATGCTCAAAGCGGAAAGAAGCGGTGCCGGGCAGCCTGGGACACACAGCCCGTCTGCGTGCTCTGACGATGACCCAACACTGCCACAGCAACCACCGGGCAACGTGGAGGAGATGCTTGGTCCAGATGTTGAAGTTGAAGTAAAAGAGGAGAAGGAGACTGGTATGGAGGACACCAGATCTATCAGGATAGGTCAAAAGGTAGACGTTACCAGTCAAGCCGTTGATGAAGAATCTACTGTGGACGTCTCAGACAGTAGTTGGATTTATTCAAAAG ATGATGACAAAACTATCATGACAAAGCAAATTGGAGCCCGTCCTCCAACCCGGGGTGTACCCGGGGTGGGCACCCCCGCTAAACGGGCGCCTGGCAGAGGGAGCAAGGTGTCACGGAAAGTCCCCGACTTTCATCCAAAAGAGGAGATGAAGAAGACAAAAG GTGTCATGCGGAGGGCGGACCATCTTAAGGTCTCAGCCCTCCAGAGTCGAAAGGGTGTGGCCAAACATCCTCGGCCCGCTCTGCTTCACGGCTCTGCTAGACGCAAAGCCACAG GCGTCGAAAGCTCCCAGCCGTTAAGTGTCCACCAGTCCAGGGAGAGACCAGCC CCTCTTTCCTTGCATTTGTCTCACCAGAGGAAACCT AGCCCCACGCGGCCTGTTCTGTTAAAGATGGCAGTGCAGCGTCGGGGGTCCGATCAGCAAATACCCCGTCCGAACTCTGCCTGTAGTCTTAAACGGGGCCCCCAGGTGGAGGCGGTGCTCAGTGAGGCCCGCCCCACCTCCGCATGCTCCCGCCCTCCCCCTCTACCAAACACACAGGTAGAGAAG GAGAGAGCGTACCGCAGCCCGGAGAAGAGGTCGTCTCTTCCAAGGCCGTCCAAGTCTCTGACACGCCACCTCCCTGCTGCCGAGCAAGAAGAGAGTAGCCCCTGCAGGCCGACGT CCATCAGCACCGAGGCCAAGGCCGACAGCAGGTCCGGAAGGGGCCCGAGTATGGCAG gCACCGACTCGGCACGTTCCTGGTCGGCCCGCAGCGGCACCTCCACCCCCGGCTCCACAGCCGTCACGCCCGGCACCCCGCCCAGCTACTCCTGCCGCACACCTGGCTCGCGCACCCCCGGTAGCCACACGCCCAAGTCCTTCAGCGTTCTCCAGGAGAAGAAGGTGGCGATCATCCGGACCCCGCCCAAGTCGCCGTCCTCGGCCCAGCGGCAGCTGAAGGTTCTCAACCAGCCTCTGCCTGACCTCAAGAATGTAAAGTCCAAGATCGGATCCACTGCTAACATTAAACACCAACCCAAAGGCGGACAG GTGCAAATTTTAACCGAGAAGCTGGACTTCAGTCATGTTCAGTCAAAGTGCGGCTCCAAGGATAATCTGAAGCACGCTCCCAAAGGAGGCAAT GTCATGATTCCGAGTGTTAAACTGGACTTCAGCCACGTTCAGGCCAAATGTGGCTCCCTAAACAaactccagcatgccccaggCGGAGGAAAC TGCAATCGTGCAGTGGCAGTTCCCCCTGAATGA